One window of the Posidoniimonas polymericola genome contains the following:
- a CDS encoding TIGR01777 family oxidoreductase, which produces MSLPSPIAVSGATGLVGAALCQSLEQQGVEVRRLVRSRPAADSADIYWKPADGEIDRDKLAGVQAVVHLAGEPIASGRWSPAKKQAIAASRIEGTRLLATTLAGLEPRPGVLVSASAVGFYGDRGSHPVDENSPPGRGFLAETCVAWESETRPAWEAGIRVVQTRTGVVLSPKGGALAMMLTPFKLGLGGVLGDGRQYMSWITLADMVAAIEHCLANEGVAGAVNAVSPHPVTNREFTKTLGRVLGRPTVMRVPAFALRAAVGEMADEALLAGAAVQPTRLLETGYRFQDPALDPALRRVLGE; this is translated from the coding sequence ATGAGCCTCCCCTCCCCCATCGCGGTCAGCGGCGCCACCGGACTGGTCGGCGCCGCGTTGTGCCAATCGCTCGAGCAGCAGGGCGTCGAAGTCCGCCGGCTGGTCCGCAGCCGGCCGGCCGCCGATTCGGCCGACATCTACTGGAAACCGGCCGACGGCGAGATCGACCGCGACAAGCTGGCCGGCGTCCAGGCGGTAGTCCACCTGGCGGGCGAGCCGATTGCCTCGGGCCGCTGGAGCCCCGCAAAGAAGCAGGCGATCGCCGCCAGCCGCATCGAGGGGACGCGGCTGCTGGCGACTACGCTGGCGGGGCTCGAACCCCGCCCCGGCGTGCTGGTGAGCGCGTCGGCGGTCGGCTTCTACGGCGACCGCGGGTCGCACCCGGTCGACGAGAACAGCCCGCCCGGCCGCGGCTTCTTGGCCGAGACCTGCGTCGCCTGGGAGTCCGAGACCCGGCCCGCCTGGGAGGCCGGCATCCGCGTCGTGCAGACCCGCACCGGCGTGGTGCTGAGCCCCAAGGGGGGCGCGTTGGCGATGATGCTCACCCCGTTCAAGCTCGGCCTGGGCGGCGTCTTGGGCGACGGCCGGCAGTACATGAGCTGGATTACGCTGGCCGACATGGTCGCCGCAATCGAGCACTGCCTGGCGAACGAGGGGGTCGCCGGCGCGGTGAACGCGGTCTCGCCCCACCCGGTGACCAACCGCGAGTTCACCAAGACCCTGGGCCGCGTGCTCGGCCGGCCGACCGTGATGCGGGTCCCGGCGTTCGCGCTCCGCGCCGCGGTCGGCGAGATGGCCGACGAGGCGCTGCTGGCCGGCGCCGCGGTGCAGCCGACCCGCCTGCTCGAGACCGGCTACCGGTTCCAAGACCCCGCGCTCGACCCGGCGCTCCGCCGGGTGCTCGGCGAGTAA
- a CDS encoding HYExAFE family protein, with protein MANRHNHYEAAFEAYLRAERIAYVAVDEQRRALAEDASLKSVDFLVTPSASAEGTGTSWLVDVKGRRFPAGVKQRQYWKNWTTRDDLDSLTRWRARFGAGFDALLVFAYHLTAEASPVPVEQVLHYRGAAYAFVGVPLDRYVRAARPLSEKWQTLAMPAAEFRQAARGVGELFFAEPAAAR; from the coding sequence ATGGCCAACCGCCACAACCACTACGAGGCCGCCTTCGAGGCGTACCTCCGCGCCGAGCGGATCGCCTACGTCGCGGTCGACGAGCAGCGCCGCGCGCTGGCCGAGGACGCGTCGCTCAAGAGCGTGGACTTCCTGGTCACCCCGTCGGCCTCGGCTGAGGGAACCGGGACCTCGTGGCTGGTCGACGTCAAAGGCCGACGCTTCCCGGCCGGGGTCAAGCAGCGGCAGTACTGGAAGAACTGGACCACCCGCGACGACCTCGACTCGCTCACCCGCTGGCGGGCCCGGTTCGGCGCCGGCTTCGACGCGCTGCTGGTGTTCGCCTACCACCTGACCGCCGAGGCGTCGCCGGTGCCGGTCGAGCAGGTGCTGCACTACCGCGGCGCCGCGTACGCGTTTGTTGGCGTGCCGCTCGACCGCTACGTCCGGGCCGCCCGGCCGTTGTCGGAAAAATGGCAGACGCTGGCGATGCCGGCGGCCGAGTTCCGCCAGGCCGCGCGGGGCGTCGGCGAGTTGTTCTTCGCCGAGCCCGCCGCGGCTCGTTAA
- a CDS encoding class I SAM-dependent methyltransferase: protein MSEYRWNQSDAARDYDAAAPVIHPLYLEQHAALVDALPFDPLKEFRLLDLGGGSGRLAERVLDRFRYATVIVLDQSQPFVGLAHERLRRFGSRARTVCRPMQEAWGADLSPAGARLDAVVSTSAIHHLESAEKLELFRMIRAALRPGGVFLNGDEHRPESDAEYRALLEEWGRHMEEAHASGEIPESFGPIIEKWRTRNLEEFGGPRSSGDDCHETVEGQAALLSEAGFASIEVPWHERLWAVTAAS, encoded by the coding sequence ATGTCCGAATACCGCTGGAACCAGTCCGACGCCGCCCGCGACTACGACGCCGCGGCGCCGGTGATTCACCCGCTCTACCTCGAACAGCACGCCGCGCTTGTCGACGCGTTGCCGTTTGACCCGCTCAAGGAGTTCCGCCTCTTGGACCTCGGCGGCGGGTCGGGCCGCCTGGCCGAGCGGGTGCTCGACCGCTTCCGCTACGCCACGGTGATCGTGCTCGACCAGTCGCAGCCGTTTGTGGGCCTGGCCCACGAGCGGCTCCGCCGCTTCGGCTCGCGGGCGAGGACCGTCTGCCGGCCGATGCAGGAAGCGTGGGGCGCCGACTTGTCGCCCGCCGGGGCGCGGCTCGACGCGGTGGTCAGCACCTCGGCGATCCACCACCTGGAGTCGGCCGAGAAGCTGGAGCTGTTCCGCATGATCCGGGCCGCGCTCCGGCCGGGCGGCGTGTTCTTGAACGGCGACGAGCACCGCCCCGAGTCGGACGCCGAGTACCGCGCGCTGCTCGAGGAGTGGGGCCGTCACATGGAGGAGGCGCACGCCTCGGGCGAGATCCCGGAGTCGTTTGGGCCGATCATCGAGAAGTGGCGGACCCGCAACCTCGAAGAGTTCGGCGGCCCCCGGTCATCGGGTGACGACTGTCATGAAACGGTCGAGGGGCAGGCCGCGTTGCTCAGCGAAGCAGGCTTCGCCAGCATTGAGGTCCCATGGCACGAACGGCTGTGGGCCGTCACGGCAGCGTCGTAG
- a CDS encoding peroxiredoxin-like family protein: MKCLAQKLLIVTCLFAAANAFGEEPPLLKPELEKMSQGAADRVPPEMLRMFAQGIAEVRDTGIEGKAANVGDPAPDATLYDSEGDKVEFSSLWAEGPVVLTFYRGGWCPYCNLQLQNLQKSVAALEGAGARVVAVAPELPEKVGETVAKHDLSFLVLSDKHNALAKKLGIVFKLPDVILPVYRDRLKLAEYNGDQAFELPLAATYVIDADGVIRYAFLDADYAKRAEPRDVLAALKKL, translated from the coding sequence ATGAAGTGCCTCGCCCAGAAGCTGCTGATCGTCACGTGTTTGTTCGCCGCCGCCAACGCCTTCGGTGAGGAGCCGCCGCTGCTGAAGCCCGAGCTGGAGAAGATGAGCCAGGGCGCTGCCGATCGGGTGCCGCCCGAAATGCTGCGAATGTTCGCTCAGGGGATCGCCGAGGTCCGCGACACCGGCATTGAGGGCAAGGCGGCCAACGTCGGCGACCCCGCGCCCGACGCGACGCTCTATGACTCCGAGGGCGACAAGGTCGAGTTCAGCTCGCTGTGGGCCGAAGGGCCGGTGGTGCTGACCTTCTATCGCGGCGGCTGGTGCCCGTACTGCAACCTGCAGCTGCAGAACCTGCAGAAGTCGGTCGCGGCGCTCGAGGGCGCCGGAGCGCGTGTCGTGGCGGTCGCGCCGGAGCTGCCCGAGAAGGTCGGCGAGACGGTCGCCAAGCACGACCTCAGCTTCTTGGTGTTGTCGGACAAGCACAACGCGCTCGCCAAGAAGCTCGGCATTGTGTTCAAGCTGCCGGACGTGATCCTGCCGGTCTACCGCGACCGGTTGAAGCTGGCCGAGTACAACGGCGACCAGGCGTTCGAGCTGCCGCTGGCGGCGACCTACGTGATTGATGCCGACGGCGTGATCCGCTACGCGTTCCTCGACGCCGACTACGCCAAGCGGGCCGAGCCGCGCGACGTGCTGGCGGCGTTGAAGAAGCTATAA
- a CDS encoding efflux RND transporter periplasmic adaptor subunit has product MRRFSLAALLSLLLLPLGCSDPKNEFQAPPPPEVTVASPEQARVADLLEVTGETVPYKRVEIRARVEGYLQEASFTEGAMVEEGDQLFVIDPAPFQAAVDAAKAAEEVANARKRSAEAVIKQAQAKAANDQAQYNRAARAAQSGGVTQAELDELRTKYQNSVAEIDVAQASIESAASEITAAQATVRQEELDLGYTKITSPIKGRVGKEQVDIGNLVGAGESTLLTNVIQYDPIYVTFTINEAELRRFQKAAQERGDAPGPKTRDNNDRKILIGLADEEGYPHEGSFDYADLAVDRATGTYLVRAVFPNPDLTIVPGSFVRVAIPREEQEALLLPDAALGRDQNGPYATVVGADNKVERRTIVTAGLSNGKRVIKSGLKPDDRVVVNGLQRARPGSTVRPTEASPPVSGSEAAGQPDAATQ; this is encoded by the coding sequence ATGCGCCGCTTCTCGCTTGCCGCCCTCTTGTCCCTGCTCCTGCTGCCGCTCGGGTGCAGCGACCCCAAGAACGAGTTCCAGGCGCCTCCGCCGCCGGAGGTGACCGTCGCCTCGCCCGAACAGGCCCGGGTCGCCGACCTGCTGGAGGTCACTGGCGAGACCGTCCCTTACAAGCGGGTCGAGATCCGCGCGCGGGTTGAGGGCTACCTGCAGGAGGCCAGCTTCACCGAGGGAGCAATGGTCGAAGAGGGCGATCAGCTGTTCGTCATTGACCCCGCGCCGTTCCAGGCCGCGGTAGACGCGGCCAAGGCGGCCGAGGAAGTCGCCAACGCCCGCAAGCGGAGCGCCGAGGCCGTCATCAAGCAGGCCCAGGCCAAGGCCGCCAACGACCAGGCGCAGTACAACCGCGCTGCCCGCGCCGCCCAGAGCGGCGGCGTGACCCAGGCCGAGCTGGACGAGCTCCGCACGAAGTACCAGAACTCGGTCGCCGAGATCGACGTCGCGCAGGCGTCGATCGAGTCGGCCGCGTCGGAGATCACGGCCGCCCAGGCCACGGTCCGCCAGGAGGAGCTCGACCTCGGCTACACCAAGATCACCTCGCCCATCAAGGGCCGCGTCGGCAAGGAGCAGGTCGACATCGGCAACCTGGTCGGGGCGGGCGAGTCGACCCTGCTGACCAACGTGATCCAGTACGACCCGATCTATGTGACGTTCACGATCAACGAGGCCGAGCTACGCCGGTTCCAGAAGGCCGCGCAGGAGCGGGGCGACGCCCCGGGCCCCAAGACCCGCGACAACAACGACCGCAAGATCCTGATCGGGTTGGCCGACGAGGAGGGCTACCCGCACGAGGGCTCGTTCGACTACGCCGACCTGGCCGTGGACCGCGCGACCGGCACGTACCTGGTGCGGGCCGTGTTCCCAAACCCGGACCTGACCATCGTGCCGGGCTCGTTCGTGCGGGTCGCGATCCCGCGCGAGGAACAGGAGGCTCTGCTGCTGCCCGACGCGGCGCTCGGCCGCGACCAGAACGGCCCCTACGCCACGGTGGTCGGAGCCGACAACAAGGTCGAGCGGCGGACGATCGTCACGGCCGGCCTGTCCAACGGCAAGCGGGTCATCAAGTCGGGGCTGAAACCCGACGACCGCGTGGTGGTCAACGGCCTGCAGCGCGCCCGGCCCGGGTCGACCGTCCGGCCAACCGAGGCGAGCCCCCCCGTGTCGGGCAGTGAAGCCGCGGGGCAGCCCGACGCCGCGACGCAGTAG
- a CDS encoding RtcB family protein, translating into MKLTNLSAEPTGKLHSWLPTDLEAEEVVFLPDACPGKSPLPTGTAVLTHQPDWRRFAVSDCGCGMRLLRSGLAPGELDQRRWDAVADRLRRNRGRLGDLGGGNHFLDALEPYDDGPLSFLVHTGSRNESGHVDDLVGSPDRFDAEFDRNVDWACDNRAAVHDALEAEFGPLELVLDLPHNTYERLADGGAVIRKGSVRVEPGDLTVLPSHMAGDVALVRATAAVAGTLDSMSHGTGRSMSRADCKPLAEQYDFAALRARGLLPTGLADASLRTDGPFAYRDLDDCLRLIDGYVETVARYAVVGYMGHL; encoded by the coding sequence ATGAAACTCACTAACCTATCGGCCGAACCGACCGGCAAGCTCCACTCCTGGTTGCCGACCGACCTGGAGGCCGAGGAGGTCGTGTTCCTGCCCGACGCGTGCCCCGGCAAGTCGCCGCTGCCAACCGGCACGGCCGTGCTGACCCATCAGCCTGACTGGCGGCGGTTCGCGGTCTCCGACTGCGGGTGCGGCATGCGGCTGCTCCGCTCGGGCCTCGCGCCGGGCGAGCTCGACCAGCGGCGGTGGGACGCCGTAGCCGACCGGCTGCGCCGCAATAGGGGCCGCCTCGGCGACCTGGGCGGGGGCAACCACTTCCTCGACGCGCTCGAGCCGTACGACGACGGCCCGCTGTCGTTCCTGGTGCACACCGGCTCGCGGAACGAGTCGGGGCACGTCGACGACCTGGTCGGCTCGCCCGACCGGTTCGACGCCGAGTTCGACCGCAACGTCGACTGGGCGTGCGACAACCGCGCCGCCGTGCACGACGCGCTCGAGGCGGAGTTCGGCCCGCTCGAGCTGGTGCTCGACCTGCCGCACAACACGTACGAGCGGCTGGCCGACGGCGGGGCCGTGATCCGCAAGGGCTCGGTGCGGGTCGAGCCGGGTGACCTGACGGTGCTGCCGTCGCACATGGCCGGCGACGTCGCGTTGGTCCGGGCCACCGCCGCGGTCGCGGGGACGCTCGACTCGATGAGCCACGGCACGGGCCGCAGCATGTCGCGGGCGGACTGCAAGCCGCTTGCCGAGCAGTACGACTTCGCCGCCCTCCGCGCCCGGGGGCTGCTGCCCACCGGGCTGGCCGACGCTTCGCTGCGGACCGACGGGCCGTTTGCCTACCGCGACCTTGACGACTGCCTGCGGCTGATCGACGGCTACGTCGAGACCGTCGCGCGGTACGCGGTGGTCGGGTACATGGGTCACCTGTAG
- a CDS encoding rhomboid family intramembrane serine protease codes for MGIYDRDYERQPQWRDSYGGGGGLQLRFPITAVNQIVVVTLAAYFIEILFNGPRNPQTGVIPNPAIDALALQPLGWLQAPWRVYEIATYALAHSQYDLFHVLGNMFGVWMFGRELEGRFGYKEFLAYYLGAVLAGGLAIVAWDFATQSPSSTIGASAGTVAVVVLFALLYPHRTVLLMFVFPIPMWVLGAFIVGNDLMRAFGENREMVSFQGHLGGAAFAAAYHFQHWRLAGWLPGELSLPSLKRRPKLRVHSEPDDDSDAAMDKLEVEVDRILKKISDHGADSLTAKEKRLMERASREFKGRRRL; via the coding sequence GTGGGCATTTACGACCGCGACTACGAACGACAGCCCCAATGGCGTGACAGCTACGGCGGCGGGGGCGGCCTCCAGCTCCGTTTCCCGATCACCGCGGTCAACCAAATCGTCGTGGTGACGCTGGCGGCGTACTTTATCGAGATCTTGTTCAACGGGCCGCGCAACCCACAGACCGGCGTGATCCCGAACCCGGCGATCGACGCCCTCGCGCTCCAGCCCCTCGGCTGGTTGCAGGCCCCGTGGCGCGTGTACGAAATTGCAACCTACGCCCTCGCGCACAGCCAGTACGACCTGTTCCATGTGCTGGGCAACATGTTTGGCGTGTGGATGTTCGGCCGGGAGCTCGAGGGGCGTTTCGGCTACAAAGAGTTCCTGGCCTACTACCTCGGCGCCGTGCTGGCGGGCGGCCTAGCGATTGTCGCCTGGGACTTCGCCACACAGTCGCCCAGTTCGACGATTGGCGCCTCGGCGGGCACGGTCGCGGTCGTCGTGCTGTTCGCCTTGCTGTACCCGCACCGCACCGTGCTGCTGATGTTCGTGTTCCCGATTCCGATGTGGGTGCTCGGAGCCTTTATCGTCGGGAACGACCTGATGCGGGCGTTTGGCGAGAACCGCGAAATGGTCTCGTTCCAGGGGCACCTCGGCGGCGCCGCGTTCGCCGCGGCGTACCACTTCCAGCACTGGCGGCTGGCGGGCTGGCTGCCGGGCGAGCTGAGCCTGCCGTCGCTCAAGCGGCGACCGAAGCTCCGCGTGCACTCCGAACCCGACGACGACTCCGACGCCGCGATGGACAAGCTCGAGGTCGAGGTCGACCGGATCCTCAAGAAGATCAGCGACCACGGCGCCGACAGCCTGACCGCCAAGGAAAAGCGGCTGATGGAGCGGGCCAGCCGCGAATTCAAGGGACGGCGCCGCTTGTGA
- a CDS encoding c-type cytochrome yields the protein MFYYPVNDFGPVMKGMIIGGLGIFHVYLAQFAIGGGLLMSWFQWRSMRKERADGELYTRFIDGLFRVLVLVSFVTGAVTGVAMWFTTIQISPRTIGLMVDQFHWMWAIEWTFFSLEVAAGYAFYRRGPSLDPRSRLTLLLLYSLAAWMSLFWINGILSWQLTPGGWHESHNVWAGFFNPTFWPSTIFRTLSSMATAALVACLVVNLSPRFDADERRTLVHASFRFLVPMAAMPLLGFWFLAAVHPESRSWALGGSIAMTMFLGIGVGASALIGAYAVVVMFKPSITVNGATAALLIALGFGATAGAEFVREGIRKPYTVHGTLYSNSISQDEVAELRRVGCTTGDPYPLLGDQELPEQVALGAHVFRVQCGVCHTWDGANGLAHLTNGWTDDQLRLNIAQLQRTKAFMPPFAGTAQELEALVQWLRWGHAEQPAEWANSDDAAVIEQIQRHLDEVGVEPGIEVAESKPLGAKTEPNGD from the coding sequence ATGTTCTACTACCCGGTCAACGACTTCGGCCCCGTGATGAAGGGGATGATTATCGGCGGGCTGGGGATCTTCCACGTCTACCTGGCGCAGTTCGCGATCGGCGGCGGGCTGCTGATGAGCTGGTTCCAGTGGCGCTCGATGCGGAAGGAACGGGCTGACGGCGAGCTCTACACCCGGTTTATCGACGGCCTGTTCCGCGTGCTGGTGCTGGTGTCGTTTGTGACCGGCGCCGTGACCGGTGTGGCGATGTGGTTCACCACCATCCAGATCAGCCCCCGCACGATCGGGCTGATGGTCGACCAGTTCCACTGGATGTGGGCGATCGAGTGGACCTTCTTCAGCCTGGAGGTCGCCGCGGGGTACGCGTTCTACCGCCGCGGGCCGTCGCTCGACCCGCGGAGCCGGCTGACGCTGCTGCTGCTGTACTCGCTGGCGGCGTGGATGAGCCTGTTCTGGATCAACGGCATTTTGTCGTGGCAGCTGACGCCCGGCGGCTGGCACGAGAGCCACAACGTGTGGGCCGGGTTCTTCAACCCAACGTTCTGGCCGTCGACCATCTTCCGCACCCTCAGCTCGATGGCGACCGCCGCGCTGGTGGCGTGCCTGGTGGTGAACCTCAGCCCGCGTTTCGACGCCGACGAGCGGCGGACGCTGGTGCACGCGTCGTTCCGGTTCCTCGTGCCGATGGCGGCGATGCCGCTCTTGGGCTTCTGGTTCCTGGCGGCCGTGCACCCCGAGTCGCGGAGCTGGGCGCTAGGGGGGAGCATCGCGATGACGATGTTCCTCGGGATCGGCGTCGGCGCGTCGGCGTTGATCGGCGCCTACGCCGTGGTGGTGATGTTCAAGCCGAGCATCACCGTCAACGGGGCGACCGCCGCGCTGCTGATCGCCCTCGGCTTCGGCGCCACCGCCGGCGCCGAGTTTGTCCGCGAGGGGATCCGCAAGCCGTACACCGTGCACGGCACGCTCTACTCGAACTCGATCTCGCAGGACGAGGTCGCCGAGCTCCGCCGCGTCGGCTGCACCACGGGCGACCCGTACCCGCTGCTCGGCGACCAAGAGCTCCCGGAGCAGGTCGCCCTCGGCGCGCACGTGTTCCGCGTGCAGTGCGGCGTCTGCCACACGTGGGACGGCGCCAACGGCCTGGCCCACCTGACCAACGGCTGGACCGACGATCAGCTGCGGCTCAACATCGCCCAGCTGCAGCGGACCAAGGCGTTCATGCCGCCCTTTGCCGGCACGGCCCAGGAGCTCGAGGCGCTGGTGCAGTGGCTCCGCTGGGGCCACGCCGAGCAGCCCGCCGAGTGGGCCAACAGCGACGACGCGGCGGTGATCGAGCAGATCCAACGCCACCTGGACGAGGTCGGGGTCGAGCCCGGGATTGAGGTTGCCGAGAGCAAGCCGTTGGGCGCGAAAACCGAACCCAACGGAGACTGA
- a CDS encoding tetratricopeptide repeat protein, whose translation MDAKRFSPILVALAALNATPSAVGEPAALPSPVEPPLRLAQPVEPPRPLAQPDEPAPLALPRSISAAPPRPGVHDAFDLERPPASPGPLPPVRHEQGRDDQVHQTSLEPESPRRQQLLALYNEAERMAGRGRSAADLTDLIERCELAAERLGPDDSPELTRLTSWAYNRRGELHAAANQPRDAFADFQHAVVLDDQNAPALVNRGVTLAQYGKTKEALADFSAALAHDPRSALGYRNRAELLAGAGQHDRAINDYNNAIALHPADPALHAGRGFAQAQLGRYSHAVRDYSESLRLMPGDADTLVLRANAYAEVGYYEQAVADLDAALALAPASASAYQSVAWLLSTCPDARFRDPAKAVESARRALRFGAQGDPWLLDVAAAAYAGAGHFEEAIRIQQQAAMLAPLEARRELQQRLALYQQGQPYRQPPVRTAVAPVVRAQANR comes from the coding sequence ATGGACGCGAAACGTTTCTCTCCCATTCTGGTGGCTCTTGCAGCGCTGAACGCCACCCCTTCGGCGGTCGGCGAGCCGGCCGCGCTGCCGTCGCCAGTCGAGCCGCCGCTGCGGCTCGCACAGCCAGTCGAGCCGCCACGGCCGCTCGCGCAGCCCGACGAGCCGGCGCCGCTCGCGCTGCCGCGGTCGATCTCCGCGGCGCCGCCGCGCCCCGGCGTGCACGACGCGTTCGACCTCGAGCGGCCGCCCGCCAGCCCGGGGCCGCTGCCGCCCGTTCGCCATGAGCAGGGCCGCGACGACCAAGTCCATCAAACATCGCTCGAGCCGGAGTCGCCCCGCCGCCAGCAGCTCCTGGCCCTCTACAACGAGGCCGAGCGGATGGCGGGCCGTGGGCGGTCCGCCGCCGACCTCACCGACTTGATTGAACGCTGCGAGCTGGCGGCCGAGCGGCTCGGGCCCGACGATTCGCCGGAGCTTACCCGGCTCACCTCGTGGGCCTACAACCGCCGGGGCGAGCTGCACGCCGCCGCCAACCAGCCACGCGACGCGTTCGCCGACTTCCAGCACGCCGTGGTGCTCGACGACCAGAACGCCCCCGCGCTGGTCAACCGCGGCGTCACGCTCGCCCAGTACGGCAAGACCAAGGAGGCCCTGGCCGACTTTTCCGCCGCCTTGGCGCACGACCCGCGTAGCGCGCTCGGCTACCGCAACCGCGCCGAGCTGCTGGCCGGCGCCGGCCAGCACGACCGCGCGATCAACGACTACAACAACGCCATCGCCCTGCACCCCGCCGACCCGGCCCTGCACGCCGGCCGCGGCTTCGCCCAGGCGCAGCTCGGCCGCTACAGCCACGCCGTGCGTGACTACAGCGAGTCGCTCCGCCTGATGCCGGGCGACGCCGACACGCTGGTGCTCCGCGCCAACGCTTACGCCGAGGTCGGCTACTACGAGCAGGCGGTCGCCGACCTCGACGCCGCGCTGGCCCTCGCGCCCGCCTCGGCGTCGGCCTACCAGAGCGTCGCGTGGCTGCTGTCGACCTGCCCCGACGCGCGGTTCCGCGACCCGGCCAAGGCGGTCGAGTCCGCCCGCCGGGCCCTCCGCTTCGGCGCCCAGGGCGACCCCTGGCTGCTCGACGTCGCCGCGGCGGCCTACGCCGGGGCCGGTCATTTCGAAGAAGCCATCCGCATCCAGCAGCAGGCCGCCATGCTCGCGCCGCTCGAGGCCCGCCGCGAGCTGCAGCAACGCCTTGCGCTCTACCAGCAGGGCCAGCCCTACCGCCAGCCGCCGGTCCGCACGGCCGTTGCCCCAGTCGTGAGAGCCCAGGCGAACCGCTAG
- the rplU gene encoding 50S ribosomal protein L21 produces the protein MYAIITDGGKQYKVEEGQQLAIDYRGLKEGESLTFDRVLAVGSGDKVTLGAPMVDGASVSAEVVATTQGKKIDVMKMRRRKNSRIKNGHRALFTTIKISGIKS, from the coding sequence ATGTACGCGATCATCACCGACGGCGGCAAGCAATACAAAGTCGAAGAAGGCCAGCAGCTGGCCATTGATTATCGCGGACTGAAGGAAGGCGAGAGCCTGACCTTCGACCGGGTGCTGGCCGTTGGCTCGGGCGACAAGGTCACGCTGGGCGCCCCCATGGTGGACGGTGCGAGCGTCTCGGCCGAGGTGGTCGCCACGACGCAGGGCAAGAAGATCGACGTCATGAAGATGCGTCGCCGCAAGAACAGCCGCATCAAGAACGGCCACCGCGCCTTGTTCACCACCATCAAGATCAGCGGCATCAAGAGCTAG
- a CDS encoding class II fumarate hydratase, with translation MSNTRTERDTMGEMQVPSDALYGASTARAVDNFPIAHQPVPADVVHAFGYLKAACAEANLQLGKLDAKRAEVIIAASMEVAEGKHDEHFPVDVYQTGSGTSTNMNANEVIANLANLKLGFELGAKGADGAVHPNDHVNMGQSSNDTFPTAMHIAGAAAISGRLAPALERLATALGDKAKAWDKIVKIGRTHLMDATPIRVGQVFGGYAAQAGYSATRAGRALARLLENMPIGGTAVGTGINTHPEFAAKVCAALSKQLGVEFAEANNHPEAQAAKDSFVEAHGELKAIAVALSKIANDIRHLGSGPRCSLGELMLPATQPGSSIMPGKVNPVMCESIMQVACRVIGNDATVTTAGLGGVGSIFELNVAMPVMIDAFMQSVTLLTNGAGVFVDKLVEGLEVDAERCRGLIDQSLMMVTSLAPEIGYEKAAKLAKDALKSGQTIREICLEEKVLGEAELDKLLEPMSMTDPHA, from the coding sequence ATGAGCAACACCCGCACCGAACGCGACACGATGGGCGAGATGCAGGTCCCGTCGGACGCGCTGTACGGCGCGTCGACCGCCCGCGCTGTCGATAACTTCCCGATCGCCCACCAGCCGGTCCCGGCCGACGTGGTGCACGCGTTTGGCTACCTCAAGGCGGCCTGCGCCGAGGCCAACCTGCAGCTCGGCAAGCTCGACGCCAAGCGGGCCGAGGTGATCATCGCCGCGTCGATGGAGGTGGCCGAGGGGAAGCACGACGAGCACTTCCCGGTGGACGTCTACCAGACCGGCAGCGGCACCAGCACAAACATGAACGCCAACGAGGTGATCGCCAACCTGGCGAACCTCAAGCTCGGATTCGAGCTTGGCGCCAAGGGCGCCGACGGCGCGGTGCACCCCAACGACCACGTCAACATGGGGCAGAGCTCCAATGACACCTTCCCCACGGCGATGCACATCGCCGGCGCCGCCGCGATCAGCGGTCGGCTCGCGCCCGCGCTCGAGCGTCTCGCAACGGCCCTCGGCGACAAGGCCAAGGCGTGGGACAAGATCGTCAAGATCGGACGCACCCACCTGATGGACGCCACGCCGATCCGCGTCGGGCAGGTGTTCGGCGGCTACGCGGCCCAGGCCGGCTACTCGGCGACCCGCGCCGGCCGCGCGCTGGCCCGGCTGCTGGAGAACATGCCGATCGGCGGCACTGCGGTCGGCACCGGCATCAACACCCACCCCGAGTTCGCCGCCAAGGTCTGCGCGGCGCTCTCCAAGCAGCTCGGCGTCGAGTTCGCCGAGGCCAACAACCACCCGGAAGCTCAGGCCGCCAAGGACTCGTTTGTCGAGGCCCACGGCGAGCTCAAGGCGATCGCCGTCGCGCTCTCCAAGATCGCCAACGACATCCGCCACCTCGGCAGCGGGCCGCGGTGCTCGCTCGGCGAGCTCATGCTGCCGGCTACCCAGCCCGGCTCTTCGATCATGCCGGGCAAGGTGAACCCGGTGATGTGCGAGTCGATCATGCAGGTCGCCTGCCGCGTGATTGGCAACGACGCCACCGTGACCACCGCCGGGCTCGGCGGCGTTGGTTCTATTTTCGAGCTCAACGTCGCGATGCCGGTGATGATCGACGCCTTCATGCAGTCGGTCACGCTGCTGACCAACGGCGCGGGCGTGTTTGTCGACAAATTGGTCGAAGGCCTCGAGGTCGACGCCGAGCGTTGCCGCGGGCTGATCGACCAGTCGCTGATGATGGTCACCTCGCTCGCGCCGGAGATCGGCTACGAGAAGGCGGCCAAGCTCGCCAAGGACGCCCTCAAGTCGGGGCAGACCATCCGTGAGATCTGCCTCGAGGAGAAGGTGCTCGGCGAGGCCGAGCTCGACAAGCTGCTAGAGCCCATGAGCATGACCGACCCGCACGCCTAG